A region from the Parvularculales bacterium genome encodes:
- a CDS encoding cytochrome P450: MSEVETIQTGNWAGADFFDPNFRDDPYPKLAQLRETEPVNLTPVGTWRISRYDDVKAIFSDAKTSMTDMHGDSPNFDPLDTKGSFLEFVLNKDGEEHRRLRKLVQKSFGAKTVKLMEDEVRKIVAASLDKALADGGMDVIPALAHEVPSRMICQIMGVPMADRQIFNEWTAARTNAFFAKFLPPDVQERTRNAGEAMEDYFRVLLAERKKDLGDDLLSSMILASEDGDRFTDDELIIQAIGVIVAGYETTIGLLGNGIRAFVENPGQLQKLRDNPDLTVNAIDECLRYDTPILFNWRVLEEPYEVSGVTLPVDAIIWQLLAAANHDPAKFDKPDRFDIEREEVAHQSFGGGPHFCLGNQLAKMEARHVFGQLAKRTQGLTLEAGEIEWSHSFFRVMASYPINFN; this comes from the coding sequence ATGAGTGAGGTCGAAACCATACAGACGGGCAATTGGGCAGGGGCTGATTTCTTCGACCCGAATTTTCGCGATGACCCCTATCCTAAATTGGCACAATTGCGCGAAACCGAACCGGTCAACCTGACGCCGGTCGGTACCTGGCGCATCAGCCGCTATGATGATGTGAAGGCAATTTTTTCCGACGCCAAAACCAGCATGACTGATATGCATGGTGACAGCCCGAATTTTGATCCGCTGGATACGAAGGGCAGTTTCCTTGAATTCGTTTTAAATAAAGATGGCGAGGAACATCGCCGCTTGCGCAAGCTGGTGCAAAAATCATTCGGCGCAAAAACCGTCAAATTGATGGAGGACGAAGTCCGCAAAATTGTTGCGGCATCGCTTGATAAAGCGCTCGCCGATGGCGGTATGGATGTGATTCCGGCGCTGGCCCATGAGGTACCGTCGCGTATGATTTGCCAGATTATGGGCGTTCCCATGGCTGACCGGCAAATTTTCAATGAGTGGACGGCAGCGCGGACAAATGCCTTCTTCGCTAAATTCTTACCGCCTGACGTGCAAGAGCGCACGCGCAATGCCGGTGAGGCTATGGAAGATTATTTCCGGGTTCTTCTCGCAGAGCGGAAAAAAGACCTCGGTGATGATTTGCTCAGTTCTATGATTTTGGCATCGGAAGATGGTGACCGCTTCACCGATGATGAACTTATCATTCAGGCCATTGGCGTCATTGTCGCCGGTTATGAAACTACAATAGGTCTTTTGGGTAATGGCATAAGAGCGTTTGTCGAGAATCCCGGCCAGTTGCAAAAACTGCGCGACAATCCGGACCTGACCGTCAATGCAATTGACGAGTGCTTGCGTTATGACACACCAATTTTGTTTAATTGGCGGGTTCTTGAAGAGCCGTATGAGGTTAGCGGTGTGACATTACCGGTTGATGCTATAATTTGGCAATTGCTGGCTGCGGCCAATCATGACCCGGCGAAGTTTGATAAGCCGGACCGCTTTGACATTGAGCGGGAAGAAGTGGCGCACCAATCCTTTGGCGGCGGCCCGCATTTCTGCCTTGGCAACCAGCTGGCCAAAATGGAAGCGCGTCACGTGTTTGGTCAATTGGCAAAACGTACGCAAGGTTTGACTTTAGAGGCTGGCGAAATTGAATGGTCTCACTCTTTCTTCAGAGTGATGGCCAGCTATCCAATTAATTTCAATTAA
- a CDS encoding DUF3237 domain-containing protein, translated as MEDLKLETQWLCTMRGTIPEPNMALDNLMVFNVEDAWIESPRFNAKLVGPGGDWIRLQPNGNWKLDVRLLFHGDDGSAIHCFYNGVLRMEPHIAEAMEKGEEIAGEDMYFRATPYFETRSEKYAWLNNIATVGKMRSFGGGNVVYDIFEVL; from the coding sequence ATGGAAGATTTGAAACTTGAAACACAATGGCTGTGCACCATGCGCGGCACTATTCCGGAACCGAATATGGCATTGGATAATCTGATGGTTTTCAATGTTGAAGATGCATGGATTGAAAGCCCACGCTTTAATGCCAAGCTGGTTGGCCCTGGGGGCGACTGGATTCGCCTGCAGCCAAACGGCAATTGGAAACTGGACGTTCGCCTGCTGTTTCACGGTGATGATGGTTCGGCCATTCACTGTTTTTACAATGGCGTATTGCGCATGGAGCCACATATTGCTGAAGCCATGGAAAAAGGTGAAGAAATTGCCGGCGAAGACATGTATTTCCGTGCCACACCATATTTTGAAACCCGGTCTGAAAAATATGCATGGCTCAATAATATTGCCACAGTCGGTAAGATGCGCAGCTTCGGCGGCGGCAATGTGGTATACGATATTTTCGAGGTGCTCTGA
- a CDS encoding SDR family NAD(P)-dependent oxidoreductase, translating to MGLNFQERKFIVTGAATGIGKAAAEELMAHGASVALWDIDRPTCQAIADKATGKQTVIAVEVDVASAASVEAGMAKTVEALGGVDGAFNNAGIGLPTVPTEMIEEADFDRIVSVNMKGVWLCMKSQLLYMKANGGGAIVNNASVAGLVGLAMQGAYSGTKHAVIGMTKAAALEAAPEKVRVNAICPGATHTPILQHLLEAGITEEMLGEMAAQKRLAQPDEIAAAACWLLSDAASFVTGTAMPVDGGWTAH from the coding sequence ATGGGATTGAACTTTCAGGAGAGAAAATTCATCGTTACCGGGGCCGCTACGGGTATCGGTAAGGCTGCCGCCGAGGAATTGATGGCGCATGGTGCATCGGTGGCCCTTTGGGATATTGATCGGCCCACCTGTCAGGCCATCGCCGATAAGGCGACCGGCAAGCAGACCGTCATCGCGGTAGAGGTTGATGTTGCCAGTGCGGCCTCCGTTGAGGCGGGCATGGCTAAAACGGTAGAGGCACTTGGCGGGGTTGACGGTGCTTTCAATAATGCCGGTATTGGCCTGCCGACCGTACCGACCGAGATGATTGAAGAGGCTGATTTTGACCGCATTGTCTCGGTCAATATGAAAGGCGTCTGGCTATGCATGAAAAGCCAGCTGCTCTATATGAAAGCCAATGGCGGTGGGGCCATTGTCAATAATGCCTCGGTTGCCGGTTTGGTTGGTCTGGCCATGCAGGGTGCATATAGCGGCACCAAGCATGCTGTTATTGGCATGACCAAAGCTGCTGCACTGGAAGCGGCACCTGAAAAAGTTCGTGTTAATGCCATTTGCCCGGGAGCAACCCATACGCCGATTTTGCAGCATTTGCTGGAGGCCGGTATCACCGAAGAAATGTTGGGCGAGATGGCGGCGCAAAAGCGCCTCGCTCAACCGGACGAAATTGCTGCGGCGGCGTGCTGGCTCCTGTCTGATGCTGCCAGCTTTGTAACTGGCACCGCCATGCCGGTTGATGGCGGCTGGACTGCACATTAG